From Xylanibacter oryzae DSM 17970, a single genomic window includes:
- a CDS encoding DUF3826 domain-containing protein yields MKKIIILALLSILTIQMSAVELDSNGRDTAYVSTILKRSQKIVDQLGLKDKYASRQVLNIIANRYFKLNDIHESCAGKIKSAKDSLSGKAKQYAVEYAQNECDAQLYKHHFEFAADLSLYLNEKQIEAVKDGLTYGVVKVTYDATLDMIPTLKPEEKAQILAWLKEAREFSMDAENSNKKHEWFGKYKGRINNYLAKRGYDLVKEREGWYKRIDSKKNKK; encoded by the coding sequence TTGAAAAAGATAATCATTTTAGCTTTATTGTCAATACTGACAATTCAGATGTCGGCAGTAGAACTTGATAGTAATGGTCGTGATACGGCTTATGTATCAACAATACTTAAACGCTCTCAGAAAATTGTTGACCAACTGGGTCTTAAAGATAAGTATGCATCTAGACAAGTGCTGAACATAATAGCCAACAGATACTTTAAGTTGAATGATATTCATGAGAGCTGTGCCGGTAAGATAAAGAGTGCCAAAGATTCGCTATCAGGTAAGGCAAAACAGTATGCCGTAGAATATGCCCAGAACGAATGTGATGCGCAACTGTACAAGCATCACTTTGAATTTGCAGCTGATTTGTCTTTATATCTCAATGAAAAGCAGATCGAGGCTGTAAAGGACGGACTTACTTATGGAGTGGTTAAAGTAACTTACGATGCGACTCTCGATATGATACCTACTCTGAAACCAGAAGAGAAAGCTCAGATCTTGGCGTGGCTAAAAGAAGCTAGAGAATTCTCTATGGATGCAGAAAACTCTAACAAGAAACATGAATGGTTTGGCAAATACAAAGGCAGAATAAATAACTATCTGGCCAAACGTGGTTATGATCTTGTTAAAGAGCGAGAAGGATGGTACAAGCGCATTGATTCAAAAAAGAATAAAAAATGA
- a CDS encoding DUF6298 domain-containing protein: MNRFYQLVVLIILNFGVAHANVQPSMLDYSYCGYHQSETAIPNAKNVIFVGNKSGDNYQRIQNAVDYVSGLKPNKKTGLRGSVLIGDGIFEISQPIRISASGVIIRGSGREKTIIRKMGVDRGAAVYIEGKNDLKVIDTLDIVTPYVAVNAHQFAVSRGGALKKGEDVMIFRPSTKEWIQSVKCNIFGGGLDWLGWKPTDIDVNWSRTIVAADGNNVTIDAPITVALDKKWGDCKVLRYKWNGRISESGVENLTIESDYDKKYPKDEDHCWNGIYISAAKDCWVRQVYFKNMAGSAVIVQRTGQQITVEDCISYNPVSEIGGFRRCTFYTLGEKCLFQRCYSVKGINDFCAGYCAAGPNAFVQCDSQESLGFSGSISSWATGLLFDIVNIDGNDLKFTNLGQDKFGAGWNTANSTFWQCTASELYCSSPADDAKNYAIGCWGQFEGDGEWSESNNHVQPRSLYYDLLKKRLGHDIDAQSHILPRNTDASSNPSLEEAARMAQEALTKPRLTLEKWIKDATFTASVSPLGLKSVENTKDDLTSAEVKHSFGVKNGKLLMDDMLIVGGKHNTPWWAGRIKDNWLSQASYALTRFVPGREGYGLTDNIDSVVAQMKRENTSVFSQNYGLWYDLRRDDHERIRRRDGDVWAPFYEQSFARCGEGTAWDGLSKYDLNKLNKWYFYRLKQFAQKGENNGLLLFNEHYFQHNILEAGAHWVDCPWRTVNNINNTGFPEPVPFTGDKRLFMAEYFYNENDSIRRALHKNYIMNILDQFADNPNVIHSIGEEFTGPLHFVRFWVDCVREWEQKTGKRPLIALSVNKDVQDSILCDKERSKVIDIIDIEQWLYHSKGLYAPDGGVNIAPRQFLRKARLGSIRFEDVYRSVLEYTTKYPDKAVVYYAQKFPEMCWAVLMAGGSCPAIPVSDKTFLRDIAKMKPVVNNTVNATDCYQLVEERTGTVLYNNSDKQAKVALPSGKYIVSSVNTQTGYIKARGTITIKNGIYTTSDKGLVWLKRI, encoded by the coding sequence ATGAATAGATTTTACCAACTCGTAGTTCTAATAATTTTAAATTTTGGGGTTGCACATGCTAATGTGCAACCTTCTATGTTAGATTATTCATATTGTGGTTATCACCAGTCGGAAACGGCGATACCAAATGCAAAAAATGTTATCTTTGTAGGTAACAAATCCGGTGATAATTATCAGCGCATACAGAATGCTGTGGATTATGTGTCGGGCTTGAAACCGAATAAAAAGACTGGATTACGAGGATCTGTTTTAATTGGTGATGGTATTTTTGAAATATCTCAACCTATAAGAATCTCAGCATCTGGAGTAATAATAAGAGGTTCGGGTCGTGAAAAGACCATTATCCGAAAGATGGGTGTTGACCGTGGAGCTGCTGTATATATTGAGGGTAAAAATGATTTAAAGGTTATTGATACGCTTGATATTGTTACACCTTATGTAGCTGTAAATGCACATCAGTTTGCTGTATCGCGTGGCGGTGCATTAAAAAAGGGTGAAGACGTAATGATTTTCCGTCCTAGCACTAAAGAGTGGATACAGTCTGTAAAGTGTAATATATTTGGAGGTGGACTAGACTGGTTGGGATGGAAACCTACCGATATAGATGTAAACTGGAGTAGAACGATTGTTGCCGCCGATGGCAATAATGTTACAATAGATGCACCAATAACAGTTGCTCTAGATAAGAAATGGGGCGACTGTAAAGTGTTGCGCTATAAATGGAATGGCAGAATAAGCGAATCGGGGGTGGAAAATCTTACTATCGAATCTGATTATGATAAAAAATACCCCAAAGATGAAGATCACTGTTGGAATGGAATCTATATATCAGCAGCAAAAGATTGTTGGGTAAGGCAGGTATACTTCAAGAATATGGCAGGCAGCGCAGTGATCGTTCAGCGTACAGGCCAGCAAATAACAGTAGAAGACTGTATATCATATAATCCGGTTTCGGAGATAGGAGGCTTTCGCCGTTGTACATTCTATACACTGGGCGAAAAATGTCTATTCCAACGTTGTTATTCGGTAAAAGGTATCAACGACTTCTGTGCTGGATATTGTGCAGCTGGACCTAATGCGTTTGTGCAGTGCGACAGTCAGGAATCTCTAGGATTCAGTGGCTCAATTTCATCTTGGGCTACAGGCTTGTTATTTGACATAGTAAACATAGATGGTAATGATCTTAAGTTTACGAATCTTGGTCAGGATAAATTTGGCGCAGGTTGGAATACAGCCAACAGTACATTCTGGCAATGCACTGCATCCGAGCTATATTGTTCATCACCGGCAGATGATGCAAAAAACTATGCAATAGGATGCTGGGGACAATTTGAAGGCGATGGTGAATGGTCGGAATCAAACAATCATGTTCAACCAAGAAGTCTTTATTACGATTTGTTGAAGAAAAGGTTAGGTCATGATATTGATGCCCAAAGTCACATATTGCCTCGCAATACAGATGCATCAAGTAATCCATCCTTAGAAGAGGCAGCCCGAATGGCGCAAGAGGCACTTACAAAGCCACGTCTTACTTTAGAAAAATGGATTAAAGATGCAACTTTTACAGCATCAGTTTCGCCTTTAGGACTGAAGTCGGTAGAAAATACGAAAGACGATTTGACCTCTGCAGAAGTAAAACATTCATTTGGAGTTAAAAATGGAAAACTTTTGATGGACGATATGCTTATCGTTGGTGGTAAACATAATACGCCATGGTGGGCTGGTAGAATAAAAGATAACTGGCTTTCTCAGGCCTCGTATGCACTTACACGTTTTGTACCCGGACGTGAAGGCTATGGACTTACCGATAATATAGACTCGGTAGTAGCGCAAATGAAACGAGAAAACACATCTGTATTTAGTCAGAACTATGGTTTGTGGTATGATTTACGCAGGGATGATCATGAACGTATACGTAGACGTGATGGAGATGTATGGGCACCATTTTATGAACAGTCTTTTGCTCGTTGTGGCGAAGGAACAGCATGGGATGGACTGAGCAAATACGATCTTAATAAATTAAATAAGTGGTATTTCTATCGTCTTAAGCAATTTGCACAGAAAGGCGAGAATAATGGACTCCTACTTTTTAATGAACACTATTTCCAGCATAATATTTTGGAAGCAGGAGCGCACTGGGTGGACTGCCCTTGGCGCACAGTTAATAATATTAATAATACCGGTTTTCCAGAACCCGTACCTTTCACCGGAGATAAACGCCTGTTCATGGCAGAATATTTCTATAATGAGAATGACAGTATTCGTAGAGCATTGCACAAAAATTATATTATGAATATTCTTGATCAATTTGCAGATAATCCCAATGTGATTCATTCTATTGGTGAAGAGTTTACTGGGCCTCTGCATTTTGTAAGATTCTGGGTTGACTGTGTGCGCGAATGGGAACAGAAAACAGGAAAGCGTCCACTAATCGCACTATCTGTAAATAAGGATGTGCAAGATTCTATATTGTGCGACAAAGAGCGTTCTAAAGTGATAGATATAATAGATATAGAGCAATGGCTATATCATAGTAAAGGCCTTTATGCACCAGATGGAGGCGTTAATATCGCTCCAAGACAATTTCTTAGAAAGGCACGCTTAGGGTCAATAAGATTTGAAGATGTATATAGATCTGTTTTAGAATATACTACAAAATACCCTGATAAAGCTGTAGTATATTATGCTCAGAAATTCCCTGAGATGTGTTGGGCTGTTCTTATGGCAGGCGGTTCTTGCCCTGCAATACCTGTATCGGATAAGACATTTCTTAGAGACATAGCAAAGATGAAACCCGTAGTAAATAATACTGTTAATGCTACTGATTGTTATCAGTTGGTAGAAGAAAGAACGGGTACTGTGCTATACAATAACTCAGATAAGCAAGCCAAGGTAGCTTTACCTTCTGGCAAGTATATTGTTAGCAGTGTTAATACCCAGACTGGATATATTAAAGCTAGAGGTACGATAACAATCAAGAATGGTATTTATACCACTAGCGATAAAGGCTTAGTTTGGCTAAAGAGAATTTAA